Genomic window (Vicia villosa cultivar HV-30 ecotype Madison, WI unplaced genomic scaffold, Vvil1.0 ctg.000684F_1_1_3, whole genome shotgun sequence):
CCACCAATATTATAATTTGTCTTTCCACCAGTAATACCAACCTCCTCAATAATTTGGGTGCTCAAATCAACATAGGCGATTTCATGATCTTTTTTTCTAATGAAAAGATGTCCCATCTTCCCAAATCCAAGTGGTGGCCATTGGATGGAAGGTGAGGGGCCATAAGTATATAGTTTGATCCATGATTCACTCACACCGAGTTCACCCAGAATAGATATGTGAAAAACAACATCGTCGTGATGATTGGATAGTAAAGCAATAGATCCATTTAACACTGTCAAGCATAGAAGATCAGCGTATGGAGCATAAGGTTGTTCCCCGACGGGTGTTGTAAAGAACACCTCACGACTCAAGTCAAATGACAAGACGGTCATAGCCCTTCGATGGTTGATACATTCCGAAACCAACCAATGACACGCTCCATCCAGATAAACTTCGTGACCAGAAAATGCCCTAGAATAAAAATAACCCCAATGAGACAGATCATTGTCCATGTCGATCATTCTCCAAGAATTACTTTTTAAACTATATATCTCAAAAAAACTTGTTGTAAGCCGAGAAGAGCGAGCGGAAACAAATGATACATACTGAACGACCTTAAAGTCATGTCTAAGTTGGTCATAACCAAACCCGTGAAAAATAGGTTCGAGACTGAGGGTGTCGAAACTAGGGTGTTTTGGTGTAAGTTCAGTGGGGCTAGAAGGAATGCCCATGAATTCGTCGGTAAGGGGATTCCATAATACATATTGGGGCGTCTTCATAGCTAGATAATGTTGGCCGAGACAAAAAAAGCCGTTAACACTTGTGGAGCCGAGAATACAAGTATATTTGCCAGACCGTTGAAGTGGAGATGGCAAATTTAGTTTGAGTCTATTTTCGACCAAATGAAATTCAGAGTGGATAAAACCATGATCAAGCCGATGACTTGTGAGAATAAATGAATGATAATCATCGTAGGAACCATGACGAGATATGAAATGTTCTCTGTACATTGTCATGAAATCAGTGTTTTCAAATAAAACGGACCATGATTTGCGTACGCATCCAAAGCGCTTCAATGACTTTATGGGGAGTTTTGAAAGAATAGAGAAAGCAAATTTATCGGGAATAGAGTTTCTGCTAACCTTTGATTTGGAGGACGGAGGAATATAGTTTTTGCTGACCTTTGCCACAGACTTTGATTCAGAGGACTCGGAACCAAAGCTACCAAAGATAAACTTTGATTCAGGTGATTTTGATTCAGAGGACGGGGAACCAAAGCTACCAAAGATGAACTTTGATTCAGATGATTTTGATTCAGAGGACCCGGAACCAAAGCTTAACTTTCTTAACTTTGATTCAGATGATTTTGATTCAGAGGACCCGGAACCAAAGCTTGACTTTGAGCTACGAAAGCTTAAAGTTGATTCAGATGATTTGGATTCAGAGGACTGGGAACCAAAGCTTAACTTTGAGTTACGAAAGCTTAACTTTGATTCAGATGATTTGAATTCAGAGCTACGAAAGTTTAACTTTGATTTAGATGATTTGGTTGTAGAGCTACGAAAGTTTAACTTTGATTCAGAGGACTGGGAACCAAAGCTACCAAAGCATAACTTTGATTCAGATGATTTCGATTCAGAGGACTCGGAATCAAAGCTACCAAAGCTGAACTTTGATTCAGATGAATTTGATTCGGATGAATTTGATTCAGATGAATTGTATAGTTGTATATAGTTTATAAGCAACGGACCAGGGTGGGAGACGGTGGGATCCATGTAGAACGATAGTGGATTCTTCTTTCTGGTATCCTTTTCTTCATTTACCACAAATACATCCATCTTTGATTCAGAGGTCGGATCAGGAGCAGGGTGGTAGACGTGGGTGGTTGTGTAGAACGATAGTGGGATAGAATTTTTGCTGACCTTACGAATCGGACCAGGGTGGTTGACGGCGGAATCCATGTAGAATGATATTGGAATATATCTTCTGCTAACCTTCTGATCATCGTGGGACACGGTGGCGGAATCCATCATATCTTCTTCTGCCGGTGGTGATGACTACTGCCTCTGCTTTATTTTCTCTAGGTTAGGATTGGGGGCGCCtaaacttatttgtttttcttacCCACCACCGTCCATTCTTATCTATTTATAAccaactattttatttatttttacatgcaATCTAGTATTTCCAAtctttttgatatatatatatatatatatatatatatatatatatatatatatatataaataataattttatttatttatttttagatagAATATATTTGGATTATATATGAACCAAATACATTTATTATCTAATGCATCTAAAAATAAACTTTCTCttaacaaataaatttatttgatttgttaattaattttgctcaaaattttttaaaaattagctTGGTTGAGAATATTAAATACTAAgatcaattattattattggaTGATATCCCAAATGAATTTTCTCCAAATAAATTTATTACAATTTCAATCTCTGCTATTTTCTCCCTTGTTCTCCTTTCTTCCTTTATGTAATGTGTTTTCTCTCCTAACATG
Coding sequences:
- the LOC131630448 gene encoding F-box/kelch-repeat protein At3g06240-like isoform X2, translated to MMDSATVSHDDQKVSRRYIPISFYMDSAVNHPGPIRKVSKNSIPLSFYTTTHVYHPAPDPTSESKMDVFVVNEEKDTRKKNPLSFYMDPTVSHPGPLLINYIQLYNSSESNSSESNSSESKFSFGSFDSESSESKSSESKLCFGSFGSQSSESKLNFRSSTTKSSKSKLNFRSSEFKSSESKLSFRNSKLSFGSQSSESKSSESTLSFRSSKSSFGSGSSESKSSESKLRKLSFGSGSSESKSSESKFIFGSFGSPSSESKSPESKFIFGSFGSESSESKSVAKVSKNYIPPSSKSKVSRNSIPDKFAFSILSKLPIKSLKRFGCVRKSWSVLFENTDFMTMYREHFISRHGSYDDYHSFILTSHRLDHGFIHSEFHLVENRLKLNLPSPLQRSGKYTCILGSTSVNGFFCLGQHYLAMKTPQYVLWNPLTDEFMGIPSSPTELTPKHPSFDTLSLEPIFHGFGYDQLRHDFKVVQYVSFVSARSSRLTTSFFEIYSLKSNSWRMIDMDNDLSHWGYFYSRAFSGHEVYLDGACHWLVSECINHRRAMTVLSFDLSREVFFTTPVGEQPYAPYADLLCLTVLNGSIALLSNHHDDVVFHISILGELGVSESWIKLYTYGPSPSIQWPPLGFGKMGHLFIRKKDHEIAYVDLSTQIIEEVGITGGKTNYNIGGLYKESLLSSEDQCN
- the LOC131630448 gene encoding F-box/kelch-repeat protein At3g06240-like isoform X1; this encodes MMDSATVSHDDQKVSRRYIPISFYMDSAVNHPGPIRKVSKNSIPLSFYTTTHVYHPAPDPTSESKMDVFVVNEEKDTRKKNPLSFYMDPTVSHPGPLLINYIQLYNSSESNSSESNSSESKFSFGSFDSESSESKSSESKLCFGSFGSQSSESKLNFRSSTTKSSKSKLNFRSSEFKSSESKLSFRNSKLSFGSQSSESKSSESTLSFRSSKSSFGSGSSESKSSESKLRKLSFGSGSSESKSSESKFIFGSFGSPSSESKSPESKFIFGSFGSESSESKSVAKVSKNYIPPSSKSKVSRNSIPDKFAFSILSKLPIKSLKRFGCVRKSWSVLFENTDFMTMYREHFISRHGSYDDYHSFILTSHRLDHGFIHSEFHLVENRLKLNLPSPLQRSGKYTCILGSTSVNGFFCLGQHYLAMKTPQYVLWNPLTDEFMGIPSSPTELTPKHPSFDTLSLEPIFHGFGYDQLRHDFKVVQYVSFVSARSSRLTTSFFEIYSLKSNSWRMIDMDNDLSHWGYFYSRAFSGHEVYLDGACHWLVSECINHRRAMTVLSFDLSREVFFTTPVGEQPYAPYADLLCLTVLNGSIALLSNHHDDVVFHISILGELGVSESWIKLYTYGPSPSIQWPPLGFGKMGHLFIRKKDHEIAYVDLSTQIIEEVGITGGKTNYNIGGLYKESLLSSEDQCLVT